The stretch of DNA CGGGAACAAAAAACTAAAAAGCCAAGCAAAAATAGCTGCTGCGTCAACTGGAGAGAGGAAAGTTGGTCCCTACTATCAATACCAAACTCAGCCTTTTGGAACCTAGTTGCATAAGACTTGCCAAATATTACAAAAACAAACACAAGATGTAGGATCCTTCTGCACTTTCTAACTAGAAGATGGACATCAGCCCCTCGTTCAAGCATAACTAGCCATTCCAACAGTTGAGCTTGCTTTGTTGGTCTTTCGTGCTGACTGACTCGTAGCTTTTGCAAAATACATGTAGTAGTATACATTGAGAATCATGGTGAAGACTACAAAGACAGCTCCTGCAATGAACACTCCCTTTCTCAGAGACTCGCATGTCCAGTTTTGAGCATAGACCATATGGCGGTACTTGGTATGGTATGCATTCTTTGTAGCACCAGCAGTTAGACATGCCTCAGCTATTAAGAAAGTTAGCCTGACAAATGAGAGCAAGTTCATTTAGTAATACGTCTCTCATGGAGAAAGATAACAACTTGTAACAGCACTAATGAAAATATAAACTGTGGCCTCTCTGGAAGGAAGATCACCATGATGAGGCAAAATATATTATTGACCAGGCTCTATTTCCACCTGGAGCTAAAGGTTTGCCAAAGCACATGCATTTTGTGACACCCATAAGTAGTGACTGGCTCGACAGAAGAAACAAGAAAGCACCGACGCCATAACCAGTAGCTACATCTGAATCATAAACACAGTACGTGGCATTCCTGATGTCCGTCACTATAGTTCCCTGTTATGCAGGAAGACGTAAACTTAGACTCTAGAAACCAAAAAAATGGTATATTGAATTACAGAAGACATGAGAGTTAATTTTTACACAAGTTAAGTTTTATACAAGTCATTTGACCCACTTTACTATAAACTGGCACATGCTTCCATATAGAAT from Musa acuminata AAA Group cultivar baxijiao chromosome BXJ2-11, Cavendish_Baxijiao_AAA, whole genome shotgun sequence encodes:
- the LOC135627405 gene encoding uncharacterized protein LOC135627405; its protein translation is MGEGKGSTLVHILAVALCLTAFGFAIAAERRRSTGTIVTDIRNATYCVYDSDVATGYGVGAFLFLLSSQSLLMGVTKCMCFGKPLAPGGNRAWSIIYFASSWLTFLIAEACLTAGATKNAYHTKYRHMVYAQNWTCESLRKGVFIAGAVFVVFTMILNVYYYMYFAKATSQSARKTNKASSTVGMASYA